A single Oryctolagus cuniculus chromosome 16, mOryCun1.1, whole genome shotgun sequence DNA region contains:
- the MATK gene encoding megakaryocyte-associated tyrosine-protein kinase isoform X2 encodes MPTRRWAPGTQCITKCEHSRPKPGELAFRKGDVVTILEACESKSWYRAKHHASGQEGLLAAGALREREALSADPRLSLMPWFHGKISGPEAVRQLQPPEDGLFLVRESARHPGDYVLCVSFGRDVIHYRVLHRDGRLTIDESACFCNLMDMVEHYSRTKGAICTKLGKPRRKQGTRSAEEELAKAGWLLNLQHLTLGAQIGEGEFGAVLQGEYLGQKVAVKNIRCDVTAQAFLEETAVMTKMRHRNLVRLLGVILHQGLYLVMEHLSKGNLVNFLRTRGRALVSTAQLLQFSLHVAEGMEYLEAKRLVHRDLAARNVLVSEDLVAKVSDFGLAKAERKGLDSSRLPVKWTAPEALRQGRFTSKSDVWSFGVLLWEVFSYGRAPYPKMSLKEVSEAVEKGYRMEPPEGCPGPVHALMGSCWEAEPARRPPFRKLVEKLARELRAAPAPAPAAGGQDPGPSGAPRSQEP; translated from the exons ATGCCCACG AGGCGCTGGGCCCCCGGCACGCAGTGCATCACCAAGTGCGAGCACTCGCGGCCCAAGCCGGGGGAGCTGGCCTTCCGCAAGGGCGACGTGGTCACCATCCTGGAGGCCTGCGAG AGCAAGAGCTGGTACCGCGCCAAGCACCACGCCAGCGGCCAggaggggctgctggcggccggcgcgctgcgcgaGCGCGAGGCCCTGTCCGCCGACCCCAGGCTCAGCCTCATGCC GTGGTTCCACGGGAAGATCTCGGGGCCCGAGGCCGTGCGGCAGCTGCAGCCGCCCGAGGACGGGCTGTTCCTGGTGCGCGAGTCGGCGCGGCACCCCGGGGACTACGTGCTGTGCGTGAGCTTCGGCCGTGACGTCATCCACTACCGCGTGCTGCACCGCGACGGCCGCCTCACCATCGACGAGAGCGCGTGCTTCTGCAACCTCATGGACATGGTGGAG CACTACAGCCGGACCAAGGGCGCCATCTGCACGAAGCTCGGGAAACCCCGCCGGAAGCAGGGCACGAGGTCGGCCGAGGAGGAGCTGGCCAAGG CCGGCTGGTTGCTGAACCTGCAGCACCTGACGCTGGGGGCGCAGATCGGAGAGGGGGAGTTCGGAG CCGTCCTGCAGGGCGAGTACCTGGGGCAGAAGGTGGCCGTGAAGAACATCAGGTGTGACGTCACGGCCCAGGCCTTCCTGGAGGAGACGGCGGTGATGAC GAAGATGAGACACCGGAACCTGGTGCGGCTCCTGGGCGTGATCCTGCACCAGGGGCTGTACCTCGTCATGGAGCACCTGAGCAAG GGCAACCTGGTGAACTTCCTGCGCACGCGCGGCCGCGCGCTCGTCAGCACGGCGCAGCTGCTGCAGTTCTCCCT CCACGTGGCCGAGGGCATGGAGTACCTGGAGGCCaagcggctggtgcaccgcgacCTGGCCGCGCGCAACGTGCTCGTGTCCGAGGACCTGGTGGCCAAGGTCAGCGACTTCGGCCTGGCCAAGGCCGAGAGGAAGGGGCTGGACTCGAGCCGGCTGCCGGTCAAGTGGACGGCGCCCGAGGCGCTCAGGCAGGGG AGGTTCACCAGCAAGTCGGACGTGTGGAGCTTCGGGGTGCTGCTTTGGGAGGTGTTCTCGTACGGACGAGCTCCGTACCCCAAGATG TCGCTGAAGGAGGTGTCGGAGGCCGTGGAGAAGGGGTACCGCATGGAGCCCCCCGAAGGCTGCCCGGGGCCCGTGCACGCGCTCATGGGCAGCTGCTGGGAGGCGGAGCCCGCGCGCCGGCCTCCCTTCCGCAAGCTGGTGGAGAAGCTGGCGCGCGAGCTgcgggccgcccccgcccccgcccccgccgccggcgGGCAGGACCCCGGCCCCTCCGGCGCCCCGCGCAGCCAGGAGCCGTGA
- the MATK gene encoding megakaryocyte-associated tyrosine-protein kinase isoform X3 yields the protein MPTSKSWYRAKHHASGQEGLLAAGALREREALSADPRLSLMPWFHGKISGPEAVRQLQPPEDGLFLVRESARHPGDYVLCVSFGRDVIHYRVLHRDGRLTIDESACFCNLMDMVEHYSRTKGAICTKLGKPRRKQGTRSAEEELAKAGWLLNLQHLTLGAQIGEGEFGAVLQGEYLGQKVAVKNIRCDVTAQAFLEETAVMTKMRHRNLVRLLGVILHQGLYLVMEHLSKGNLVNFLRTRGRALVSTAQLLQFSLHVAEGMEYLEAKRLVHRDLAARNVLVSEDLVAKVSDFGLAKAERKGLDSSRLPVKWTAPEALRQGRFTSKSDVWSFGVLLWEVFSYGRAPYPKMSLKEVSEAVEKGYRMEPPEGCPGPVHALMGSCWEAEPARRPPFRKLVEKLARELRAAPAPAPAAGGQDPGPSGAPRSQEP from the exons ATGCCCACG AGCAAGAGCTGGTACCGCGCCAAGCACCACGCCAGCGGCCAggaggggctgctggcggccggcgcgctgcgcgaGCGCGAGGCCCTGTCCGCCGACCCCAGGCTCAGCCTCATGCC GTGGTTCCACGGGAAGATCTCGGGGCCCGAGGCCGTGCGGCAGCTGCAGCCGCCCGAGGACGGGCTGTTCCTGGTGCGCGAGTCGGCGCGGCACCCCGGGGACTACGTGCTGTGCGTGAGCTTCGGCCGTGACGTCATCCACTACCGCGTGCTGCACCGCGACGGCCGCCTCACCATCGACGAGAGCGCGTGCTTCTGCAACCTCATGGACATGGTGGAG CACTACAGCCGGACCAAGGGCGCCATCTGCACGAAGCTCGGGAAACCCCGCCGGAAGCAGGGCACGAGGTCGGCCGAGGAGGAGCTGGCCAAGG CCGGCTGGTTGCTGAACCTGCAGCACCTGACGCTGGGGGCGCAGATCGGAGAGGGGGAGTTCGGAG CCGTCCTGCAGGGCGAGTACCTGGGGCAGAAGGTGGCCGTGAAGAACATCAGGTGTGACGTCACGGCCCAGGCCTTCCTGGAGGAGACGGCGGTGATGAC GAAGATGAGACACCGGAACCTGGTGCGGCTCCTGGGCGTGATCCTGCACCAGGGGCTGTACCTCGTCATGGAGCACCTGAGCAAG GGCAACCTGGTGAACTTCCTGCGCACGCGCGGCCGCGCGCTCGTCAGCACGGCGCAGCTGCTGCAGTTCTCCCT CCACGTGGCCGAGGGCATGGAGTACCTGGAGGCCaagcggctggtgcaccgcgacCTGGCCGCGCGCAACGTGCTCGTGTCCGAGGACCTGGTGGCCAAGGTCAGCGACTTCGGCCTGGCCAAGGCCGAGAGGAAGGGGCTGGACTCGAGCCGGCTGCCGGTCAAGTGGACGGCGCCCGAGGCGCTCAGGCAGGGG AGGTTCACCAGCAAGTCGGACGTGTGGAGCTTCGGGGTGCTGCTTTGGGAGGTGTTCTCGTACGGACGAGCTCCGTACCCCAAGATG TCGCTGAAGGAGGTGTCGGAGGCCGTGGAGAAGGGGTACCGCATGGAGCCCCCCGAAGGCTGCCCGGGGCCCGTGCACGCGCTCATGGGCAGCTGCTGGGAGGCGGAGCCCGCGCGCCGGCCTCCCTTCCGCAAGCTGGTGGAGAAGCTGGCGCGCGAGCTgcgggccgcccccgcccccgcccccgccgccggcgGGCAGGACCCCGGCCCCTCCGGCGCCCCGCGCAGCCAGGAGCCGTGA
- the MATK gene encoding megakaryocyte-associated tyrosine-protein kinase isoform X1, which translates to MPTRRWAPGTQCITKCEHSRPKPGELAFRKGDVVTILEACEVSACAAAGARRPDPAHARLPPPAQSKSWYRAKHHASGQEGLLAAGALREREALSADPRLSLMPWFHGKISGPEAVRQLQPPEDGLFLVRESARHPGDYVLCVSFGRDVIHYRVLHRDGRLTIDESACFCNLMDMVEHYSRTKGAICTKLGKPRRKQGTRSAEEELAKAGWLLNLQHLTLGAQIGEGEFGAVLQGEYLGQKVAVKNIRCDVTAQAFLEETAVMTKMRHRNLVRLLGVILHQGLYLVMEHLSKGNLVNFLRTRGRALVSTAQLLQFSLHVAEGMEYLEAKRLVHRDLAARNVLVSEDLVAKVSDFGLAKAERKGLDSSRLPVKWTAPEALRQGRFTSKSDVWSFGVLLWEVFSYGRAPYPKMSLKEVSEAVEKGYRMEPPEGCPGPVHALMGSCWEAEPARRPPFRKLVEKLARELRAAPAPAPAAGGQDPGPSGAPRSQEP; encoded by the exons ATGCCCACG AGGCGCTGGGCCCCCGGCACGCAGTGCATCACCAAGTGCGAGCACTCGCGGCCCAAGCCGGGGGAGCTGGCCTTCCGCAAGGGCGACGTGGTCACCATCCTGGAGGCCTGCGAGGTAAGCGCGTgcgcggcggcgggggcgcgccGCCCGGACCCCGCCCAcgcccgcctcccgcctcccgcacAGAGCAAGAGCTGGTACCGCGCCAAGCACCACGCCAGCGGCCAggaggggctgctggcggccggcgcgctgcgcgaGCGCGAGGCCCTGTCCGCCGACCCCAGGCTCAGCCTCATGCC GTGGTTCCACGGGAAGATCTCGGGGCCCGAGGCCGTGCGGCAGCTGCAGCCGCCCGAGGACGGGCTGTTCCTGGTGCGCGAGTCGGCGCGGCACCCCGGGGACTACGTGCTGTGCGTGAGCTTCGGCCGTGACGTCATCCACTACCGCGTGCTGCACCGCGACGGCCGCCTCACCATCGACGAGAGCGCGTGCTTCTGCAACCTCATGGACATGGTGGAG CACTACAGCCGGACCAAGGGCGCCATCTGCACGAAGCTCGGGAAACCCCGCCGGAAGCAGGGCACGAGGTCGGCCGAGGAGGAGCTGGCCAAGG CCGGCTGGTTGCTGAACCTGCAGCACCTGACGCTGGGGGCGCAGATCGGAGAGGGGGAGTTCGGAG CCGTCCTGCAGGGCGAGTACCTGGGGCAGAAGGTGGCCGTGAAGAACATCAGGTGTGACGTCACGGCCCAGGCCTTCCTGGAGGAGACGGCGGTGATGAC GAAGATGAGACACCGGAACCTGGTGCGGCTCCTGGGCGTGATCCTGCACCAGGGGCTGTACCTCGTCATGGAGCACCTGAGCAAG GGCAACCTGGTGAACTTCCTGCGCACGCGCGGCCGCGCGCTCGTCAGCACGGCGCAGCTGCTGCAGTTCTCCCT CCACGTGGCCGAGGGCATGGAGTACCTGGAGGCCaagcggctggtgcaccgcgacCTGGCCGCGCGCAACGTGCTCGTGTCCGAGGACCTGGTGGCCAAGGTCAGCGACTTCGGCCTGGCCAAGGCCGAGAGGAAGGGGCTGGACTCGAGCCGGCTGCCGGTCAAGTGGACGGCGCCCGAGGCGCTCAGGCAGGGG AGGTTCACCAGCAAGTCGGACGTGTGGAGCTTCGGGGTGCTGCTTTGGGAGGTGTTCTCGTACGGACGAGCTCCGTACCCCAAGATG TCGCTGAAGGAGGTGTCGGAGGCCGTGGAGAAGGGGTACCGCATGGAGCCCCCCGAAGGCTGCCCGGGGCCCGTGCACGCGCTCATGGGCAGCTGCTGGGAGGCGGAGCCCGCGCGCCGGCCTCCCTTCCGCAAGCTGGTGGAGAAGCTGGCGCGCGAGCTgcgggccgcccccgcccccgcccccgccgccggcgGGCAGGACCCCGGCCCCTCCGGCGCCCCGCGCAGCCAGGAGCCGTGA